From the genome of Adhaeribacter pallidiroseus:
CGATAGCTCCTTCCATCTATAATTTCAACCAATACGGCCAAAGCCAAACTTGGGTGAGCGAGCTTTTACCGCATACTGCCAAAGTAGTAGACGATTTGTGTATTGTGAAATCCATGTACTCGGAGGCCATCAATCACGACCCGGCTATTACTTTTTTCCAGACTGGTAACCAGCAACCTGGCCGGCCTTCCATCGGCTCCTGGATTAATTACGGCTTAGGAACCGACAACCAAAACCTGCCAACTTTCATTGTTTTAGTGTCTAAAAACGCTACCAAAGACCAGCCGCTTTACGCCCGTTTGTGGGGAAACGGCTTTCTGCCCTCCAAGTTTCAGGGCGTACAGTTCGGCTCCGGCAAAGACCCGGTATTATTTCTGAACAACCCTACCAGTTACGACGGAAAGGACCGCCAGGAAATGCTCGGCTACCTCGAAAAACTAAACACCTTGCAAAACAGCAGCTACAATGACCCGGAGGTGGAGGCCCGGATAGCGCAATACGAAATGGCGTACCGCATGCAAACCTCGGTACCGGAAGTAATGAGTACCGCCAATGAACCCGACGAAGTTTTCGACCTATATGGACCGGATAGCCGCGACCCCGGTACCTACGCGGCTAATTGTTTGCTAGCCAGAAAGCTGCTGGAAAAAGAGGTGAAATTTGTGCAGTTGTATCACCAGGGTTGGGATCAGCACGGGAATCTTCCGAAGGGCATTGCCGAACAATGTAAAGCCACCGACCGGGCAACGGCCGCTCTTATTATAGACCTGAAGCGCCGGGGTTTACTGGAAGATACTCTGGTGATTTGGGGCGGAGAATTCGGGCGCACCGTTTATTCGCAAGGAAAGCTAACCGCAACCGATTATGGCCGGGATCATCACCCCCGATGTTTTACCATGTGGATGGCCGGAGCGGGCGTTAAGCCCGGTATCACATTTGGCGAAACCGATGATTTTAGCTATAATATTGTGAAAGACCCGGTGCACGTGCACGATTTTCAAGCAACCCTGCTGCACCTGCTCGGCATTGATCATGAACGCTTAATCTATAAATCGCAGGGCCGGCGCTTTCGGTTAACGGATGTAGCCGGTAAAGTAGTCCATCCAATCCTGACGTAACGCT
Proteins encoded in this window:
- a CDS encoding DUF1501 domain-containing protein; the protein is MEDHHHKKEFRLPSPDFNELHQKLDRREFLTKTSMGIGALALGYLLGNKLFAGSSQGTVSSATGDMEQEILKALPHFAPKAKRVVYLFMSGGPSQFETFDYKPKLVNMLGKNLPDSVRKGQRLTGMSANQSSLPIAPSIYNFNQYGQSQTWVSELLPHTAKVVDDLCIVKSMYSEAINHDPAITFFQTGNQQPGRPSIGSWINYGLGTDNQNLPTFIVLVSKNATKDQPLYARLWGNGFLPSKFQGVQFGSGKDPVLFLNNPTSYDGKDRQEMLGYLEKLNTLQNSSYNDPEVEARIAQYEMAYRMQTSVPEVMSTANEPDEVFDLYGPDSRDPGTYAANCLLARKLLEKEVKFVQLYHQGWDQHGNLPKGIAEQCKATDRATAALIIDLKRRGLLEDTLVIWGGEFGRTVYSQGKLTATDYGRDHHPRCFTMWMAGAGVKPGITFGETDDFSYNIVKDPVHVHDFQATLLHLLGIDHERLIYKSQGRRFRLTDVAGKVVHPILT